The Desulfuromonas versatilis genome has a segment encoding these proteins:
- a CDS encoding cytochrome c3 family protein, which yields MKRLLLSALLLTLTAAPSLAGTAPGTGVVGSLHDMNTISGATDDPQARVCAFCHTPHHAMADPTGEQQPLWSHQYTSYISNWTPYASPTFQGGDNWIDPLMGPSRLCMSCHDGLVAVDQHYGMAGTKTGLGGDGWGGRDIGLADAGGNADFSNDHPIGFSYNDAQTNDIGQGLFAASGRQFLSNTNNAALTVEDVLLYGDIMTCATCHDVHNKDNANNTAAPGRNYFVYAPQDNSALCLTCHNKGNGVDEF from the coding sequence ATGAAGAGGCTTCTGCTCAGCGCCCTGCTGCTCACCCTGACCGCCGCGCCCTCGCTGGCCGGCACCGCGCCCGGCACCGGGGTCGTCGGCTCGCTGCATGACATGAACACCATTTCCGGGGCCACCGACGACCCGCAGGCACGCGTCTGCGCCTTCTGCCACACCCCGCACCATGCCATGGCCGACCCCACCGGCGAGCAGCAGCCGCTGTGGTCTCACCAGTACACCAGCTATATCAGCAACTGGACACCCTACGCCTCGCCCACTTTTCAAGGCGGAGATAATTGGATTGATCCGCTCATGGGCCCCAGCCGCCTGTGCATGAGTTGCCATGACGGCCTGGTCGCCGTCGACCAGCACTACGGCATGGCCGGCACCAAGACAGGGCTCGGCGGCGACGGCTGGGGCGGCCGCGACATCGGTCTGGCCGACGCGGGCGGCAACGCCGACTTCAGCAACGACCACCCGATCGGCTTCAGCTACAACGACGCCCAGACCAACGACATCGGCCAGGGCCTGTTCGCCGCCTCCGGCCGCCAGTTCCTCAGCAACACCAACAACGCGGCCCTCACTGTCGAGGACGTGCTGCTGTACGGCGACATCATGACCTGCGCCACCTGCCACGACGTTCACAACAAGGACAACGCCAACAACACCGCCGCTCCCGGCCGCAACTACTTCGTCTACGCGCCCCAGGACAACTCGGCCCTGTGCCTGACCTGCCACAACAAGGGCAACGGCGTCGACGAGTTCTAA